The following are from one region of the Halomonas qaidamensis genome:
- the rapZ gene encoding RNase adapter RapZ: MQLVIISGRSGSGKSIALQALEDLGYYAIDNLPAMLLGSLVDELREQGERTQLAVSIDARNLPAALQQLPTMLEALRQKSIHFQVIYLTTDARILLERYSATRRRHPLTRDSDMTLEEAIDKEEETLLDIRDLADLMIDTSRLSVHDLRRRITDQVAQQREDRLTLTFESFGYKRGVPLDADLVFDVRCLPNPYWDPTLRQYTGRDAKIVTFLSGYSIVEEMSNDIQVWLEKWLPAYQNSQRSYMTIAIGCTGGQHRSVYMVEDLAQKLVRHTGEVQLRHRELGLQYTLSETLPFASTSSTSET, encoded by the coding sequence ATGCAACTGGTGATCATTAGCGGCCGTTCAGGGTCCGGTAAATCTATCGCCTTACAAGCGTTAGAAGATCTTGGCTATTACGCCATCGATAACTTACCTGCCATGCTACTTGGCTCCCTAGTAGATGAACTGCGTGAGCAAGGAGAGCGCACTCAGCTAGCGGTCAGCATTGATGCTCGCAATCTACCAGCAGCTTTACAGCAATTGCCGACAATGCTCGAGGCTTTACGCCAGAAAAGCATTCACTTTCAAGTTATCTATCTCACTACGGATGCTCGCATACTTCTTGAACGCTATTCTGCTACGCGGCGGCGACACCCGCTAACCCGGGATAGTGATATGACGTTAGAAGAAGCAATTGATAAAGAAGAAGAAACCCTGCTCGACATTCGAGATCTCGCAGACCTAATGATCGACACCTCTCGCTTATCGGTTCACGATTTGCGACGCCGAATAACAGATCAGGTTGCCCAGCAGCGAGAAGATAGACTTACCCTTACGTTTGAATCGTTTGGCTACAAACGCGGCGTGCCGCTCGATGCAGATTTAGTCTTTGACGTGCGCTGTCTACCAAACCCCTACTGGGATCCTACGTTACGCCAATATACTGGGCGCGATGCTAAAATCGTTACTTTCCTAAGTGGTTATTCCATAGTGGAAGAGATGAGTAATGATATTCAGGTATGGTTGGAAAAGTGGTTGCCTGCCTATCAAAATAGCCAGCGTAGCTATATGACGATTGCCATTGGCTGCACCGGTGGGCAGCACCGCTCTGTTTACATGGTAGAAGACTTAGCGCAAAAGCTGGTTAGGCACACAGGCGAGGTTCAACTCCGCCATCGTGAACTAGGGTTGCAGTACACCCTAAGTGAAACGTTGCCTTTTGCATCCACATCTTCAACCAGCGAAACATAA
- a CDS encoding HPr family phosphocarrier protein: MPERTLTLTNQRGLHARAATKLVKCGQQFSANIHVYKQQQMADAANIMSLLMLAAPCGTELRIHAEGDDAEQALEAIEALFDARFDEEQ, translated from the coding sequence GTGCCTGAAAGAACGTTAACACTCACTAACCAGCGCGGTCTTCATGCCCGTGCAGCGACGAAACTCGTCAAGTGTGGCCAACAATTTTCGGCCAATATTCACGTCTACAAACAACAGCAGATGGCAGATGCCGCTAACATTATGTCACTGCTGATGCTGGCCGCCCCCTGCGGCACCGAGTTGAGAATACATGCTGAAGGAGACGACGCCGAACAAGCATTAGAAGCTATAGAAGCGTTGTTCGACGCGCGTTTTGATGAAGAGCAATAA
- the pmbA gene encoding metalloprotease PmbA, with product MAQAFDAAAQQVLLTQRAEEALALAKKLGADAAEVGASVDQGLGVSVRLGEVETVELSRDQGIAITLYVGQRKGSASSTDASSASIKATVEKALAIARYTGEDPAAGLADAALMATDLPDLKVHYPWALTTDEAIDLALACEKAGRDVAGIHQSESASLSSGEGVRVYANSHGFLGTQKGSSHSLSCMLIAQDEKGMQRDYDYTSARNPAMLRDPEEVGREAASRTLRRLGAQRPPTGTFPVLFDPSLSSGLIGHLMGALAGGALYRESSFLCDRLGSSLFPNWFGLEERPMEVGASASSPFDAEGVQTRNNRFIEQGTVASYMLSAYSARRLGMQSTGNAGGARNLRLLAPLTSRDDLLKQMGRGIWVTELMGQGVNGVTGDYSRGAAGFWIENGEVQHPVEEFTIASNLNSMFAGLVAVGDDTDTRGSIHTGSWLIDAMTIAGS from the coding sequence ATGGCACAAGCATTTGATGCAGCGGCCCAGCAGGTATTATTAACACAGCGTGCTGAAGAAGCGCTGGCGCTGGCAAAAAAACTAGGCGCAGATGCTGCTGAAGTAGGCGCCAGCGTAGATCAAGGCCTTGGAGTAAGCGTACGTCTTGGTGAAGTAGAAACTGTCGAGCTTTCACGCGACCAGGGTATTGCCATTACGCTATACGTTGGTCAGCGCAAGGGCAGTGCCTCGTCTACCGACGCCAGCAGCGCGTCAATTAAAGCGACCGTAGAAAAAGCCTTAGCTATTGCCCGTTATACGGGGGAGGACCCTGCCGCTGGTTTGGCGGATGCAGCGCTAATGGCCACTGATCTACCTGATCTTAAAGTGCACTATCCCTGGGCGTTAACAACAGATGAGGCCATTGATCTGGCGCTAGCGTGTGAAAAAGCCGGGCGTGACGTAGCGGGTATTCATCAGTCAGAAAGTGCCTCACTATCGAGTGGCGAAGGCGTTCGTGTTTATGCTAATAGCCATGGTTTTCTGGGCACCCAGAAAGGCAGCAGTCATTCACTCTCCTGTATGTTGATTGCCCAAGATGAGAAGGGTATGCAGCGTGATTATGATTACACGTCAGCGCGAAATCCTGCCATGCTTCGAGATCCTGAGGAGGTGGGCCGCGAAGCGGCGTCACGCACTCTACGTCGGTTAGGCGCTCAACGGCCGCCAACAGGTACTTTCCCAGTACTGTTTGATCCGTCACTTTCTAGCGGTTTGATAGGCCACTTGATGGGGGCATTGGCAGGCGGGGCACTTTATCGTGAATCCTCTTTCTTATGTGACCGTTTAGGTAGCTCGCTATTCCCAAACTGGTTTGGCTTAGAAGAGCGGCCTATGGAAGTGGGAGCGTCAGCTAGTTCGCCGTTTGACGCAGAAGGCGTTCAAACGCGCAATAACCGCTTTATTGAGCAAGGTACGGTGGCAAGTTATATGTTGTCTGCTTACAGTGCGCGGCGCTTGGGAATGCAATCCACGGGCAATGCAGGCGGGGCGCGCAATTTACGTTTACTAGCACCGCTAACGTCCCGGGATGATTTGCTAAAACAGATGGGTCGTGGCATTTGGGTGACTGAACTAATGGGGCAGGGGGTTAACGGCGTAACAGGTGATTACTCACGAGGTGCCGCAGGCTTCTGGATTGAAAACGGCGAAGTGCAGCATCCTGTCGAGGAGTTCACTATCGCTAGTAACTTGAATAGCATGTTTGCGGGCTTAGTGGCCGTTGGCGATGACACAGACACCCGTGGCAGCATTCACACGGGTAGCTGGCTAATTGATGCAATGACCATTGCGGGTAGCTAG
- the yjgA gene encoding ribosome biogenesis factor YjgA codes for MPKQRPEPFDSDEQEERPSKSQLKREMHALQALGETLIAMKPAERAKFPLSDDMLRAIEETSRIRSHEGRRRHMQYVGKLIRKEDLAAIQGVFDAIEQEKEQRDHAFHRLEKWRDRLVDEGDSAVDLFLADYPNADRQVIRQLVRNARKEREQSKPPTSSRKLFKHLRDTLAL; via the coding sequence ATGCCTAAGCAACGCCCCGAGCCCTTCGATAGTGATGAACAAGAAGAGCGCCCCAGTAAGTCTCAACTCAAGCGCGAAATGCATGCCCTTCAGGCGCTTGGCGAAACGCTGATCGCTATGAAACCCGCAGAGCGAGCAAAATTTCCGCTTTCTGACGACATGTTACGCGCCATAGAAGAGACATCGCGTATACGCTCTCATGAAGGCCGCCGTCGCCATATGCAATATGTCGGCAAGCTTATCCGCAAAGAGGATCTTGCTGCCATACAGGGTGTTTTCGATGCTATCGAGCAGGAAAAAGAACAGCGTGACCATGCCTTTCACCGACTAGAAAAATGGCGCGACCGGTTAGTTGACGAAGGTGACAGCGCTGTTGATCTATTTTTGGCAGACTACCCAAACGCTGACCGCCAGGTCATACGACAATTGGTGCGCAATGCACGCAAAGAGCGTGAGCAAAGCAAACCGCCAACCAGTTCACGCAAGCTATTTAAACACTTGCGTGACACCCTGGCCCTATAA
- the tldD gene encoding metalloprotease TldD, translating into MTAHKSDINTAVSILLTPGGLDLDALDAGLSYAMGGGIDYADLYFQRTWQEGWVLEDGEVKEASYNIDGGVGVRSLAGEKTGFAYSNQITADALMDTGRTAAGIVRSGKQLPGQPVVAVSAAGRYAGIDPLAGLTADEKVAMLKEADRIARAADPSISQVSASLSGTYEVVLVRASDGTLAADIRPLVRFNVSVIAAKNGRRERGSAGGGGRYSMSRLRDENVAEYYAKEAVRQALVNLEAVDAPAGQMPVVLGAGWPGILLHEAVGHGLEGDFNRKGSSAFAGRMGKRVAAKGVTVVDDATVADCRGSLSVDDEGTPGQYTPLIEDGILTGYMQDKLNARLMNMNPTGNARRESFAHLPMPRMTNTVMLAGQDEPADIIKSVKRGIYAVSFGGGQVDITSGKFVFSASEAYLIEDGKITAPVKGATLIGNGPEAMGRVSMIGHDMEMDTGIGVCGKEGQGVPVGVGQPTLKLDELTVGGTQSS; encoded by the coding sequence ATGACCGCACATAAAAGCGATATAAACACCGCTGTTTCTATTTTGTTAACACCGGGTGGTCTAGATTTAGATGCCCTTGATGCAGGGCTGTCTTATGCCATGGGCGGGGGGATTGATTATGCTGACCTCTATTTTCAGCGTACTTGGCAAGAGGGCTGGGTGCTGGAAGATGGTGAAGTAAAAGAAGCCAGCTATAACATCGATGGTGGCGTTGGAGTGCGCTCCCTAGCAGGTGAAAAGACAGGCTTTGCCTACTCCAATCAAATTACCGCAGATGCGTTGATGGATACTGGCCGCACCGCAGCGGGCATTGTGCGTAGCGGAAAGCAGCTGCCTGGCCAGCCGGTAGTGGCTGTTAGCGCTGCTGGTCGTTATGCAGGGATTGACCCGCTAGCGGGGCTTACGGCTGACGAAAAAGTGGCAATGTTGAAAGAAGCAGACCGCATAGCACGCGCGGCTGACCCCAGCATTAGTCAAGTGAGCGCCTCATTATCAGGTACTTACGAAGTCGTGTTAGTACGTGCCAGTGATGGCACCTTAGCGGCAGATATCCGCCCATTAGTACGTTTTAACGTAAGTGTGATTGCAGCTAAAAACGGCCGTCGAGAGCGAGGCAGTGCCGGCGGTGGGGGGCGCTACTCAATGTCCAGACTGCGAGATGAAAACGTAGCGGAATACTATGCGAAAGAGGCTGTTCGCCAAGCCTTGGTTAACCTTGAGGCAGTTGATGCACCTGCTGGACAAATGCCTGTGGTCTTGGGTGCTGGATGGCCCGGGATTTTGCTTCATGAAGCGGTGGGTCATGGTCTTGAAGGTGATTTTAATCGTAAGGGCAGTTCCGCTTTTGCTGGGCGCATGGGGAAACGTGTTGCGGCGAAAGGTGTGACGGTCGTTGATGACGCAACCGTCGCTGACTGCCGTGGCTCGTTAAGCGTGGATGATGAGGGTACGCCAGGGCAGTACACGCCGCTAATTGAGGACGGTATTTTAACCGGCTATATGCAGGATAAGCTGAATGCACGGTTAATGAATATGAATCCAACCGGCAATGCGCGGCGTGAATCTTTTGCTCATTTGCCAATGCCGCGCATGACGAATACTGTCATGCTGGCAGGCCAAGATGAACCTGCCGATATTATCAAAAGCGTTAAGCGCGGTATCTATGCGGTCAGTTTTGGTGGTGGCCAAGTCGATATTACATCAGGCAAGTTTGTGTTTTCAGCCAGCGAAGCCTACCTCATTGAAGATGGCAAAATTACTGCGCCGGTGAAAGGGGCCACTTTAATTGGCAACGGCCCTGAAGCTATGGGGCGTGTTTCAATGATCGGCCATGATATGGAAATGGATACAGGAATTGGTGTTTGCGGCAAAGAGGGGCAGGGGGTGCCGGTAGGCGTCGGCCAGCCCACCCTTAAGTTGGATGAGCTGACCGTGGGCGGTACCCAATCATCATGA
- a CDS encoding YhdP family phospholipid transporter: protein MALRSFSRWCLVVIASLLGSLAVLLLLARLLVSQSSLLTPKIEALLESRVGVPVTIEHLSLSLARNDLVLRLEGVHSTAHDGQPLVSLENAHLRLDGWATLKSVAPVFNDARITGLEFHLYQQDDAAWGWPAPAELPIVMSEEPTVDLAALDAWAGLILRQRLWVDNTRLVLHGSQQVVTLHAPTLLLNGDERRTRLEGAIMILESQGEDSQVAGSPKQEAQEQEAQEQEALPAIAMNVEMQPGKQGFRDFSAALQLDMQLDHLVALAAVLRSDSMPALEQAGGEVKLWGRWHAGRLDEARLAVDVPQLTLRHEIQYAVLQNIQANGLWQRDGEGGEAWLSGNAENVEWARPKGGSEGPALPRHWYLTHQPDQWEVRTSAFELASLAAWRDYILLPESLTRVLQTLSPRGQVQGLRLGQHEGHWGVDAALTNVAVLPWEQAPGGGPLDAWVQARDFRGRVTFNSAGGSSLNFPELFESPMQLSHAEGVVEWVYDGPSTMISGRDLRLEWDGAEVVGGFGLIAAKQGGQFGLDIGFENVDALNYPLSQWLPIKILEPELREWLLTDIGGYVSHGSLKLSLPFTGEESSSERQPADQLSSTLALSVTQGRLPIAPEWPMLEEVEGRLIWQDQVLEATIQHAESLGIGVSDGVLKMADERLDLSGSLSGDSDALLAFLQAMPEIDMPLLNDVRAEGSVEGEIALSLPLNAPDLLALEINARPNFSTLAFQPINIPLENLQGEMTWQQQGEKSALLGQVSGQLLGSSIDADINVPDDGIILSGNIDIAALFQLADIPTEQARQLIEGRTQWRGQINLQPTPSLVLESRLLGITSRLPAPFSKPAEQPWPWRLSADFASGRLATQVADIVNARVQLGSDELSGEVALGGAVAPDNWPTQPGWKVTAHVDELPLDDWQEALSPFMQASSSANGNREGTPISVMVNTPCVHFRDACFGQLAATGSIEGKRLAMQLSGDLVSGRVDYQPDSALPLDIAISSLEVDRLFDMPAAAHDSSAPTPGSWMDAVETQHAATSAIPEWLNQLPNGRLRLADISLGEGRFGPLTAYWQTQDQRFTLSPVGLTLGQLSARGELVWEGNAINSHTRADVSIQGGDVGTALERLGQPVAMRSRTTDVSAALTWPGAPWQFELSRAEGDIRTDVRDGRFVTLESTPARLVGLLNFDNILRRLRFDFSDVTGRGTAFDRVHGTADVAAGQLILRGPLSIEAPSTTLTLTGSVNLIRRELDQRLGVTLPISQSLPIAAIAVGAPIVGGALFIADQLFGNALDQATTIHYRVRGPWTSPQITLEGPQ from the coding sequence ATGGCGCTACGTTCATTCTCTCGCTGGTGCCTAGTAGTGATTGCATCACTGCTAGGAAGCCTTGCTGTCTTGTTGCTGCTAGCGCGCTTATTGGTTAGCCAGTCCAGCTTGTTAACACCAAAAATAGAAGCGTTATTAGAGTCCCGGGTAGGCGTGCCCGTTACTATAGAGCACCTATCGCTTTCGTTGGCCCGTAACGATCTTGTGTTGCGGCTCGAAGGCGTGCATTCAACCGCGCATGACGGGCAGCCATTGGTTTCCCTTGAAAATGCCCATTTACGTCTAGATGGCTGGGCGACACTAAAAAGTGTTGCGCCAGTGTTTAATGATGCGCGTATTACGGGGCTTGAGTTTCATCTTTATCAGCAGGACGACGCTGCTTGGGGCTGGCCGGCACCGGCAGAATTGCCGATTGTGATGTCCGAGGAGCCAACCGTTGACTTAGCTGCACTAGATGCCTGGGCTGGCCTTATTCTTCGTCAGCGCCTGTGGGTCGATAATACTCGGTTAGTGCTGCATGGTAGCCAGCAAGTCGTTACCTTACATGCGCCTACCTTACTGCTCAATGGCGATGAGCGGCGGACGCGCCTAGAAGGCGCGATCATGATCTTAGAATCTCAAGGCGAGGATTCGCAGGTAGCAGGGTCACCAAAACAAGAGGCTCAAGAACAAGAGGCTCAAGAACAAGAAGCGCTGCCAGCCATTGCCATGAACGTGGAGATGCAGCCTGGAAAGCAGGGATTTCGTGATTTTTCAGCGGCGCTTCAATTGGATATGCAGCTGGATCATTTAGTGGCATTAGCCGCTGTTTTGCGTTCCGATAGTATGCCGGCCTTAGAGCAAGCGGGAGGCGAAGTTAAGCTGTGGGGGCGCTGGCACGCTGGGCGCTTGGATGAAGCGCGTTTGGCTGTTGATGTTCCACAACTAACTCTGCGTCACGAGATTCAATACGCTGTACTTCAAAACATTCAGGCGAATGGTTTATGGCAACGAGACGGTGAGGGCGGCGAAGCGTGGCTTAGTGGTAATGCTGAAAACGTTGAGTGGGCGCGGCCTAAGGGAGGCAGTGAAGGCCCAGCCTTGCCGCGACATTGGTACCTAACCCATCAGCCTGATCAATGGGAAGTACGCACCAGTGCCTTTGAACTGGCCTCTTTGGCTGCTTGGCGTGACTATATTTTACTGCCTGAATCATTAACCCGAGTATTACAAACTTTATCTCCCCGTGGTCAGGTGCAAGGTTTGCGTCTAGGTCAACATGAAGGCCATTGGGGAGTTGATGCGGCGTTGACCAATGTGGCAGTGCTGCCTTGGGAGCAAGCGCCAGGTGGTGGCCCATTAGATGCCTGGGTACAGGCAAGAGACTTTCGAGGCAGAGTAACATTTAATAGTGCTGGAGGCAGCTCGCTTAATTTCCCTGAATTATTTGAATCGCCCATGCAATTAAGCCATGCAGAAGGTGTGGTGGAGTGGGTGTATGACGGTCCGAGCACCATGATTAGCGGTAGAGATCTGCGCTTAGAGTGGGACGGGGCCGAGGTGGTCGGAGGGTTTGGTTTAATTGCAGCTAAGCAAGGGGGGCAGTTCGGGCTTGATATTGGTTTTGAGAATGTTGATGCGCTTAACTACCCGCTTTCGCAGTGGCTGCCCATTAAAATACTCGAGCCTGAGCTTCGTGAGTGGCTATTAACCGATATAGGCGGCTATGTCTCCCATGGCTCGCTTAAGCTTAGTCTCCCCTTTACTGGTGAAGAGTCTAGTTCAGAAAGGCAGCCTGCAGATCAACTTTCCTCTACGTTGGCGCTTTCTGTCACGCAAGGGCGGTTACCTATTGCTCCAGAGTGGCCGATGCTTGAGGAGGTTGAGGGCAGGTTGATTTGGCAAGACCAAGTGTTGGAAGCGACTATTCAGCACGCTGAAAGTCTTGGCATCGGCGTTTCTGATGGGGTGCTAAAGATGGCTGATGAGAGGCTTGATCTATCGGGAAGTCTCTCTGGTGATAGTGATGCACTACTGGCATTTCTTCAGGCGATGCCAGAGATTGATATGCCCTTGCTTAACGATGTTCGTGCTGAAGGTAGTGTTGAAGGGGAGATCGCATTATCGTTACCGCTGAACGCGCCAGACTTACTTGCGTTAGAGATTAATGCTCGACCAAATTTCTCAACGCTTGCTTTTCAACCTATCAATATTCCACTAGAAAATCTCCAGGGGGAGATGACTTGGCAGCAGCAAGGCGAAAAAAGTGCCTTACTTGGCCAGGTGTCAGGTCAGCTGTTAGGTAGCTCTATAGATGCGGATATCAACGTTCCAGACGATGGTATTATCCTCAGCGGTAATATTGATATCGCTGCTTTGTTTCAATTAGCTGACATTCCCACTGAGCAGGCACGCCAACTGATCGAGGGGCGTACTCAGTGGCGTGGGCAGATCAATTTACAGCCAACACCGTCACTCGTCCTTGAAAGCCGTTTGCTTGGTATTACTAGTAGGTTGCCGGCACCGTTTAGTAAGCCTGCTGAACAGCCTTGGCCATGGCGGTTAAGTGCAGACTTTGCGAGTGGCCGTTTAGCAACACAAGTAGCCGATATTGTTAATGCCCGCGTGCAGCTTGGCAGTGACGAGCTGTCGGGTGAGGTTGCTCTTGGTGGTGCTGTCGCACCTGATAACTGGCCGACGCAACCAGGCTGGAAAGTGACCGCGCATGTTGATGAGTTACCTCTCGATGACTGGCAGGAAGCGTTGTCCCCCTTCATGCAGGCGTCGTCTTCGGCAAACGGCAATAGAGAGGGCACGCCGATATCAGTAATGGTTAATACGCCCTGCGTGCATTTTCGTGATGCGTGTTTTGGTCAGTTAGCGGCGACAGGCAGTATTGAAGGGAAGCGCTTAGCAATGCAGTTAAGTGGTGATCTTGTATCAGGTCGAGTGGATTATCAGCCAGATAGCGCGCTGCCGCTTGATATTGCTATCTCGTCGCTAGAGGTAGATCGATTATTTGATATGCCTGCCGCAGCGCATGACAGCAGTGCGCCGACGCCAGGTTCTTGGATGGATGCTGTCGAAACTCAACACGCTGCCACAAGTGCGATACCTGAATGGCTTAACCAACTGCCTAATGGCAGACTGCGATTAGCTGATATTAGCCTTGGCGAAGGGCGTTTTGGACCGTTAACCGCTTATTGGCAAACTCAGGATCAACGTTTTACCCTTTCCCCAGTTGGCCTGACACTAGGGCAGCTCTCTGCCCGCGGAGAGTTGGTGTGGGAAGGCAATGCAATCAATAGCCATACACGTGCTGATGTATCGATACAAGGCGGTGACGTGGGTACTGCATTAGAGCGTCTAGGCCAACCAGTCGCCATGCGCAGTCGTACCACGGATGTCAGTGCGGCGCTCACGTGGCCAGGCGCTCCCTGGCAATTTGAATTAAGTCGGGCGGAAGGCGATATCCGTACTGATGTGCGTGACGGGCGCTTTGTGACCCTGGAGTCTACTCCGGCTCGCTTAGTGGGCCTGCTTAATTTTGACAATATTCTGCGCCGCTTGCGCTTTGACTTTTCAGACGTTACGGGGCGGGGAACTGCATTTGATCGGGTGCATGGCACGGCAGATGTCGCCGCAGGTCAATTAATACTGCGCGGGCCGCTGAGTATTGAAGCACCATCCACTACGCTAACCTTGACGGGAAGCGTCAATCTTATACGACGTGAACTTGATCAACGGTTAGGCGTCACACTACCTATTAGCCAAAGCTTGCCTATCGCAGCCATTGCCGTTGGAGCCCCCATTGTGGGTGGGGCTCTTTTTATAGCGGATCAGCTTTTTGGTAACGCACTAGACCAAGCAACCACTATTCATTATCGCGTGCGAGGTCCGTGGACGTCGCCGCAGATTACTTTAGAAGGCCCTCAATGA
- the rng gene encoding ribonuclease G, which produces MSGEVLINLTPMETRVALVENGVLQEALIERSRRRGIVGNIYKGKVVRVLPGMQAAFVDIGLERAAFIHAHEVMPPGTPNDEQQTIGQLLHEGQALVVQVTKDPIGTKGARLTTHLSIPSRYLVYMPDSPHHGVSQRIEDERERERLKALLDSGIEEQTIEVTGGFIVRTAAEGVVDEELASDMYFLLRIWRKVSERKITAASPSVIYDDLPLFMRTLRDVMRDDIEKVRIDSRENFVKLVEFAEEFMPDAVDRIEYYPGERPIFDLYSVEDEIQKALGRKVQLKSGGYLVIDPTEAMTTIDVNTGGYVGHRNLEETIFKTNLEAATAIARQLRLRNLGGIIIIDFIDMVDVEHQRQVLRVLEKALERDHAKTKCTGVTELGLVQLTRKRTRESLEQTLCEACPMCSGRGTLKTPETVCYEIFREILREERAYSAETYMVLASQPVVDRLLDEESAAVADLETFINKTIRFQVEQHYSQEQYDIVLM; this is translated from the coding sequence ATGAGCGGTGAAGTCCTCATCAATTTAACGCCAATGGAGACTCGCGTTGCATTGGTGGAAAACGGTGTCTTGCAAGAGGCACTCATCGAACGCTCACGTAGGCGTGGTATTGTAGGCAATATCTACAAAGGCAAAGTAGTGCGCGTACTGCCTGGTATGCAGGCTGCTTTTGTTGATATTGGTCTAGAACGTGCGGCGTTTATTCATGCCCATGAGGTGATGCCGCCAGGTACGCCTAATGATGAACAGCAGACCATTGGCCAACTATTGCATGAGGGGCAGGCGCTTGTTGTTCAGGTGACCAAAGATCCTATTGGTACCAAGGGCGCTAGACTCACGACCCATCTCTCGATTCCTTCACGCTATCTTGTCTACATGCCTGACTCACCTCATCATGGCGTGTCTCAACGCATTGAAGATGAACGAGAGCGGGAGCGCTTAAAGGCGTTGCTTGATTCAGGGATAGAGGAGCAGACCATCGAGGTGACCGGTGGTTTTATTGTTCGTACGGCGGCGGAGGGTGTTGTCGATGAAGAGCTAGCGAGCGACATGTACTTCCTGCTGCGGATTTGGCGCAAAGTAAGCGAACGAAAAATAACGGCAGCATCGCCTAGTGTAATCTACGACGACTTGCCTTTATTTATGCGCACGTTGCGTGACGTTATGCGTGACGATATTGAAAAAGTACGCATCGATTCCCGCGAAAACTTTGTCAAACTGGTCGAGTTTGCTGAAGAGTTTATGCCAGATGCAGTAGACCGCATCGAGTATTATCCCGGAGAGCGACCTATCTTTGACTTGTACAGTGTTGAAGATGAGATTCAAAAAGCGCTTGGGCGTAAGGTGCAGTTGAAGTCAGGCGGCTATCTGGTTATCGACCCGACAGAAGCAATGACCACGATTGATGTTAATACCGGTGGTTATGTTGGACACCGTAATCTTGAAGAAACAATTTTTAAAACGAATCTGGAAGCGGCGACGGCGATTGCTCGCCAGCTAAGACTACGCAATCTTGGCGGCATCATTATTATCGATTTTATCGACATGGTGGATGTCGAACATCAACGCCAAGTGTTACGCGTGCTGGAGAAGGCGTTAGAGCGAGATCATGCTAAAACGAAGTGTACCGGCGTGACTGAGCTTGGTTTAGTACAATTGACCCGCAAACGTACGCGAGAAAGCTTGGAACAAACGTTGTGTGAGGCATGCCCCATGTGTAGTGGGCGCGGCACGTTGAAAACCCCAGAAACAGTCTGTTACGAGATTTTTCGAGAAATACTTCGTGAAGAGCGTGCTTATAGTGCTGAAACGTACATGGTGCTTGCTTCTCAACCGGTAGTTGACAGGCTGTTAGACGAAGAGTCTGCAGCAGTCGCCGACCTGGAAACGTTCATTAATAAAACCATTCGTTTTCAAGTAGAACAACACTACTCTCAAGAACAGTACGACATCGTACTAATGTAA
- a CDS encoding Maf family protein, whose protein sequence is MDGTFSVVAPKVTPVLCLASASPRRKALLASIGVIADVIPSDIDETPLEDESAQAYVERLAIAKAQAVASRSALPVLGADTAVVIDNQILGKPIDEHDAAAMLQKLSGRCHHVLTAVAVVGTKGVFSCCVTTSVKMRVISQQEIADYWQTGEPADKAGGYAIQGLAAIFVEEIKGSHSAVVGLPLYETTHLLCQQGVPIWSGCYKSR, encoded by the coding sequence ATGGACGGGACTTTTTCTGTCGTCGCCCCTAAGGTGACCCCCGTGTTATGCCTTGCCTCAGCGTCACCTAGACGCAAGGCCTTGTTAGCATCAATTGGCGTAATAGCAGATGTCATCCCGAGCGACATAGATGAAACGCCGCTTGAAGATGAATCTGCACAGGCGTATGTAGAGCGTTTGGCTATTGCCAAAGCACAAGCGGTCGCTTCAAGGTCAGCCCTCCCTGTGCTGGGTGCTGACACCGCCGTGGTAATTGATAATCAAATATTGGGTAAGCCAATTGATGAGCATGATGCTGCCGCTATGCTTCAGAAGCTGTCAGGGCGTTGTCACCATGTATTAACAGCGGTCGCTGTGGTTGGTACCAAGGGTGTATTCTCTTGTTGTGTAACTACCAGCGTTAAGATGCGCGTGATAAGCCAGCAGGAAATAGCTGATTATTGGCAAACTGGTGAGCCTGCTGATAAAGCGGGTGGATATGCTATCCAAGGGTTAGCCGCTATTTTTGTTGAAGAAATTAAGGGCAGTCACTCAGCAGTAGTCGGGCTGCCGCTTTACGAAACAACGCATTTGCTTTGCCAACAAGGGGTGCCAATCTGGTCGGGCTGCTATAAGAGTAGATAA